Proteins from one Hyperolius riggenbachi isolate aHypRig1 chromosome 2, aHypRig1.pri, whole genome shotgun sequence genomic window:
- the LOC137544862 gene encoding chymotrypsin-like elastase family member 1, with protein MTLIEARHCLDVQYIEDSQDNARVVGGANSAKNAWPWQVSLQYISGSSWYHTCGGSLIRANRVLTAAHCVDRVATYRVVLGEHDLSNNDGTEQAISVSTIRIHTSWNTNNGAAGYDIAVLHLASSATINSYVKLASLPAEGTILAHNHSCTISGWGRLSTGGSSPSILQQAPLPVVAHSTCSTRSFWGTTVKTTMVCAGGNGTQAGCDGDSGGPLNCLVNGAYQVHGIASFVSSLGCNAYQKPTVFTRVSAYISWINSNV; from the exons gaggcaa GACACTGCCTTGATGTTCAGTACATTGAAGATTCTCAGGACAATGCACGTGTAGTGGGAGGAGCCAATTCCGCTAAGAATGCCTGGCCATGGCAG GTATCTCTCCAGTACATCTCTGGCAGCAGCTGGTACCACACCTGCGGAGGCTCCCTCATCCGTGCCAACCGCGTCCTGACTGCCGCACACTGCGTAGATAG AGTTGCCACCTATCGTGTGGTGTTGGGGGAACACGACCTGAGCAACAATGATGGAACTGAACAGGCGATCTCTGTGTCTACAATCCGCATTCATACTTCCTGGAACACCAACAATGGGGCTGCCGG TTATGACATTGCTGTCCTGCATCTGGCTTCCAGTGCTACTATTAACAGCTACGTAAAACTGGCCTCTCTTCCAGCTGAAGGAACTATCTTGGCTCATAACCACAGCTGCACCATTAGTGGATGGGGAAGACTCAGCA CTGGTGGgtcttctccctccatcctccagcaGGCTCCTCTGCCCGTTGTTGCCCACTCAACCTGCTCTACCAGATCCTTCTGGGGCACCACTGTGAAGACCACCATGGTGTGTGCTGGGGGCAATGGAACCCAGGCTGGCTGCGAT GGTGATTCCGGTGGACCTCTGAACTGTCTTGTCAATGGTGCATACCAGGTCCATGGCATTGCTAGCTTTGTGTCCTCCCTTGGATGTAACGCTTACCAGAAGCCCACTGTGTTCACCAGAGTGTCCGCCTACATCTCCTGGATCAACAGC AACGTGTAA